The genomic window ATCGGAAGCCCCTGACCGTGTTTGGCTGGCCAAGCGTCGGGCACCTGAACCCGGTCAGGAATTCGGTGAGTGGGAGACGATCACCTACGCGCAGGCTTATGATCGTGTGCGCAGGATTGCGCAGGCCCTGATTGATCGCGGTGTGGAGCCTGGCAAACCTTTGATGATCCTCTCAGGTAATTCCCTTGAGCACGCCATGATGACCTATGGCGCCATGGCGACGGGAGCTGCTGCGGTTCCCGTCTCTCCAAGCTACAGCCTCATATCGTCTGACTACGCCAAGCTGCGTTATGTCTTTGAGCTCATCGAGCCCCAGGCCATTTTCGTGCAGGACGGCGTTATGTTCGAGAAGGCCATGGGCGCTCTCGACGTTGAGAACCTCAGTCTCATCCACGTGGAAAATCCAGGTCCGGCTTTCCATGGGTCGACGTCTTATGATGACCTGCTGAAGACTGAGCCTACAGATGCCGTAGACGCTGCCTATGAAGCGCTCGACTACGACACAGTCGCGAAGTACCTCTTCACGTCCGGTTCCACCGGTATGCCCAAGGCCGTCATTACGACCCACCGCATGATGTGTGTGAATGCCGTCATGGCGACCAAGCTCATTGAAGAAGGACCTGACGATCCACCACCAACCCTCGTCAATTGGCTGCCTTGGAACCACGTGTTTGGTGGCAATGCAGTGCTCAATAATCTGCTGACGGCCGGCGGCACCCTTTACATAGATGGCGGTCGGCCCGTCGCTGGTCAGTTCGCTGAAACGGTACAGAACCTGCGCGAGGTGGCACCAACCACCTACACCAACGTCCCTGCTGCATACGTCATGCTGATAGAAGAGCTCGAACGCGATGATGTGCTGGCGAAGAACTTCTTTTCCCGGCTTCGCTCCATGGGCTATGGCGGGGCGGCGTTGAATCAGGATCTTGCCGAGCGCATGCAGGCTGTTGCCATTCGCATCACCGGTGAACGCATCTTGTTTACGTCAGGCTACGGCGCCACAGAGACGGCGCCCACGATCATGAACACCCATTGGGAAACAGAGCGCATGGGCCTGCTTGGCCTTCCGCTCCCCGGTGTCCAGATCAAGCTGGTGCCAGCCGGCCTCAAGATGGAGGTCCGAGTCAAAGGCGACTGCATCACGCCGGGCTATTACAAGAACCCGGAAAAAACAGCCGACGCCTTCGATGAAGAAGGATTCTACAAGCTCGGCGATGCCGCCAAGTTCGTGGATGAAAACGATCCCAAGCAGGGCATTGTTTTCAACGGTCGCGTTGTCGAGGATTTCAAACTTTCCAGCGGTACCTGGGTCAATGCGGGCCGCATGCGTGTCCAGGCGGTGGAGGCGGGCGGTGGCCTCATCAATGATTGCCTTGTCGCGGGGCTTGATGAGCCATATGTCGGCGTTCTTGGTTTTCCCAACCTGCCTGCATGTCGCAAGGCTGCAGGGCTTGCCGACGATACACCGGCAGATGATGTTGTGCGCGCGCCTGGTGTGCTGGAGCGCATCGCGGAAGGTTTGCGGGAGCACAATTCGCGAAATCCTGGCTCGTCCACACAGATCCGCCGCGCTTTGTTGCTGGCAGAACCACCATCGCTTGATGCTGGCGAGCTCACAGACAAAGGTTACATCAACCAATCCGTGTCATTGACCCGGCGTAAGGACATGGTGGACAAACTTTTCACCGATCCTCCCGGCAACGACGTGGTGGTTGTCTAAGCCACCGCGGTCAGGCACATGAGTGGACAACGTCCATCTGCTCTTAGAACAAGGCCCTGAATGCCCGACTGGTATCTAGTTTTGAACGGCGTGCTTATCGGCATCGTGGTTGCGGCGCCCATCGGTCCGGTCAACTTGATCTGTATTCGCCGCACACTGGCCTATGGGCGTCTCAACGGATTTCTGTCCGGTCTGGGCGCTGCGGTAGGGGACGCTGTTTTTGCAATCGTCGCAGCGTTCGGCTTGACGGCCGCAGCCTCAATGCTGGTCTCGGTCGGCGATTGGCTTCAGGCTTTTGGTGGGATTTTTCTCATCGCACTGGGCATCCACACCTATCTGAGCAAACCCGCTGACAATGATACTGTTGCAACCAATACCAGCAGCAAGTTGGCGGCGGCAGTTTTGGCAACCTTCGTTCTGACAATTACCAACCCTGCCACAATGCTGGGCTTCGTCGCGATTTTCGGCGGTGTTGGAGGCCTGGTGACAACCGAGCCAAGTCTGTTGACCGCCACGCTACTCGTGGCAGCGGTCTTCATCGGGTCAGCATTGTGGTGGCTTGGTGTTACCATGACAGTGGGGTTGTTGCGTCATCGCATGACAGATCAAACACTGATCCTGATCAATCGCGTATCTGGCGTATTGATTGTATCCTTCGGTCTCTTTGTCATCGGACGATTGATCTACAATTCACAGGCCTAGGCCAAGGGTTAGAAATCCGGGCGCTTCGCCCAAGAACAAACTAAGGGAGTAGGGCACATGAATGGTGCAGAGAGCCTTGTGCAGACTTTCGTCAATTGCGGCGTGGAAGTCTGCTTCTCAAATCCTGGCACATCCGAAATGCATTTCGTGGCGGCCCTCGACAGAATTGACGGCATCCGTCCGGTGCTCGGTCTGTTTGAAGGCGTTGTGACCGGTGCAGCTGATGGCTATGGCCGCATGGCCGGAAAACCTGCAGCGACGCTTCTCCATCTTGGTGCCGGGCTCGGCAACGGTTTTGCCAATCTGCACAATGCCCGCCGCGCGGCCACGCCGATCATCAATGTTGTGGGTGAGCACGCAACGTATCACCGTCAATATGATGCGCCGCTGGCATCTGACATCGCCAGTGTCGCACGCCCGAACTCCGTCTGGATGGAAACTCCGGAGGAGGCAACTGAAGTGGCCGCCGCTGGTGCGCGGGCCTACGCAGCATCCATGAGCGCGCCAGGCGGTATCGCCACACTTATTCTTCCCGCTGATACCGCATGGCTTGATGCCGACGGCGCAGCAGACCCGGTTGAGATTGCCGCGTATAGCGAAGTTGATGGCGCCACGATCGACAAGGTCGCCGCTGCCCTCAAGAACGGAAAGAAATCTGCAATCCTCTTGCGCGGTCGCACGCTGCTGGCAGATGGTCTTGAACTTGCTGGACGCATTCAGGCGGCAACCGGCGCCCGTGTACTGTGTGATACTTTCACGCCCCGCATGCAGCGCGGTGCTGGTCGCGTAAAGATCGAACGCATTCCGTATTTTGCAGAACAGGCGGTCGAGCACATTGCTGAAGTCGAGCAGCTTATCCTGTGCGGTTCACAGAACCCGGTCGCCTTTTTTGCCTATCCCGGCAAGGAAAGCTGGCTGACGCCGCCCGACGCGGAAACGCTTGTTCTTGCGCGCCCGGAAGAAGACAGCCTGGCAGCTCTTGAGGCTCTGGCAGAAGCCGTTGGCGCACCAGCCCAGGCGCCTGAGCATGTCGCACTGGCAAAACCAGATCTTGGGTCCGGCACTCTTGACGCTGACGGCGTTGGTCGTGCGATCGCCCATTTCCTTCCCGATGGTGCTGTTGTTTCAGATGAGGGGGCAACAGCCGGGCTCTTTACAAATATCTACACCGAGACGGCAGCTCCACACGACCACATGACCCTCACCGGTGGAGCCATTGGACAGGGACTTCCGCTGGCTGCCGGTGCGGCACTGGCTTGCCCCGACCAAAAAGTCGTCTGCTTCCATGGTGACGGCGGCGCCATGTACACGCTGCAGGCCCTTTGGACCATGGCGCGAGAGAAGCTGGATGTTGTAACCGTCATTCTGTCGAACCGCTCATACGCCATCCTCAACATTGAGCTGATGCGTGTGGGGGCTGAAAATCCCGGCCCCAAGGCGCTCTCCATGCTGGATCTTCATAATCCGGAACTGAACTGGACCCAGCTCGCCAATGGCATGGGCGTTGAGGCCGTGCGCTGTGAGACCGCCGAGAAGTTCAATGACGCCTTCAAGTCGTCAATGTCCCGCAAAGGGCCATTCCTGATTGAGGCCATGATCTAGCGTCAAATCCCACCACTCCGGGGCAAAGCTATGCTTTGCATCGGGTGTCTGCGCTGGATACGGATTAACCAGCTAAGTAACTGGTGCAAAAAGCATCTTTGCTGTTACGATCTGCGGGCCGGGCAGGGGTAGCCTGGTGCGTACTCGCCTTGTTGGGGATCGGCCCGGCCTTTGCATATTTGTGCATGAATGGTCCGGGCAAAGGCCGGTTTTGAGACGCGCCTTGCTGCCCGGCACAAGTTTTGTGTGGCCGGTTGGATATCCAACACGGTGATTGCAGCAGGATTCTGGGGGCGTCGATGAGCATGACCTTCGACAAGAAAAATACCGATAACTCTGAAACAGGCGGTCAGCCACCTGCTGATCAGGCCAAGCCGCGCGACGCGTCTTCGTTGAATATCCATGACCTGGGTATCGATGTGGATGTTGCCGCAGAGGAATTCGTTGAACTGGACGCACCCGACGACGTGGATCGTGGCATTGAGCGCCTGATCCGCTCGGCCGGCGTTACCCCGCCAAAACGCGCAACGCCGTCAGCAAGTGTCACGCCCATCAGCGCTGCTGGAATGTCTGAAGCAGCCATCGGGCAAGCAACGGAACAAGCCGTCTCGGCAATGCCGAGTCCAGCAATCAAGGTCACTGATCCTGAAATTGCAGAACAGGTAGAGATCGCGGATGCCTCATCACGGATTCGCTCAAAGGCTGCTCTTGGTGACATGCAGCGCCCCATTGGCGAGCGCCTGGTAGAACTGGGTTATGTCAGCCGCACCGGTCTTGATGCTGCCATTGCTGAGCAAGAACGCAGCCCGCACAAACTGCTGGGCCGCATCCTGTCTGACCTGGATCTGTTTGAAGGCGAACAGGAGCAGACATCTGATAGCGCAGGGCATGATCCCCTGCACACCCTTATTGACCCTGAAGCTATTCAGGTGGCTCCGCAGGACTTGATCCGCTCAGCGCAGGTGCTCCCGGTGTCCCGTGGCAATGGCGCCATCATGGTGGCGATTGCTCACCCCAAAGACATTGATCGGATCGAAGACCTGCGTCCCTACCTTCCCGCGGGCACGCGTGTTGAGCCGTGCTTTTGGCCAAAAGACGCCTTGGATGAGACGATCGAGGCCGTCCTCGACCATGAAATGTCCGCTGAAGGGATCCTCAAAGGTCTTGCACACGGCACCGAAGAACGCGGTGCGGAGGCTACCGTTTGGGCTGATCCTGCCGTGCGGCTCGTTAATGCGGCCCTGCTTGATGCCGTGCGCGCAGATGCCAGCCATGCACACTTCGAGCCGGTAGATGGCTATGTCCGTCTTCGCTACCGAGTTGACGGTGCCATGCAACAGTCATCGTCGATCGACAAGCGCTTCTGGCAGCCTATCGCCACACACATGCGCAATCTCGCAGGCCTGGATGGTGCATTGGGTCAGGAGGGTGCAGAGCTTGGTGAATTCACCATGCGTCTGGGTGATCGCTTTTTCGTCTGTTCACTCAAGACATTCGACACATTGAATGGCGAACGCATGACGATTCGCATGGGCGAGATCGCGCGTGACCCGATGTCTCTTGGTGAGATCGGACTGTCAGACCATTCATCCGCTCTGGTACTGCGCTCACTGGTTCGGCCATCGGGCATGGTGGTTGTGGCAGGTGGCCGCGCGTCTGGTCGCACAACCAGCCTCTACGGCATGCTCGGTGAAATGAAGGCGGCAGAACGCTCCATTTTCACTGTGGAGCGTCGTATCGGCTATCGCTTGCCGCTGGTAAGCCAGCTTGAAGTGACCACCCAGCAGGCAAACAACCCGCAGACGCTGATTGAGGATGTTGTTGCACAGGATCCTGATGTCCTGTTGTTCGACAAGATCGACGGCAAAGCCGCTGCGCGTTCTTTGGCAAATGCTGCGTCAGCAGGTCGTCTGGTTCTGACCTCCATGGATGCGCCGGATTCCCTGTCGGCGTTGATCGAACTCATCGGTATGGTCGATGACCCACGTCACCTCGCAGGACGCATAACGACAGTCATGGCGCAACGCCTTGTTCGTCGCCTTTGCTCCGTGTGCAAACAATCACGCACGGCCAGCGCAGACGAGTGCTTCATTTTCGGACTTGATCCAACTGATCGACCAACCGTCTACCATCCCAACGGGTGCCCATCGTGCCGCTCGACCGGCTATCGCGGGCGGACGGTGATTTCGGAAGTCCTCATCATCGATGATGAAATGAATGACCTGATCGCCGAAGGTGCAAGCATTGCTGACCTTCGCGCAACGGCAGCCGACAAGGGCTTCCAGTCATTGGCTGATGATGGCGTACGCAAGGTATTGCACGGTGAAGTCAGCCCCGGTGAACTTGCCCGCGCGGTTGATCTGGCCGCGCGCCTGTAGAACTAACTGCCCAGACGACCTGCCAGCTGGCGTGCTTGCTGTGCGCCTTGGCGCGCATAAGTATTCCCAAGATTTGCTGCCGCAGCAGTGCACCGGCTATGCGCAGATTGCTGTCGCGAGTAGCCGGCATTGAACGCGCCGATAAGGGCGTTGCGCGACGCCTGGTCAATGTCGTTCGACGACAGAATATCCAGCATCTTGTTGCGCCATTGTTGACCCTCGCTGGGTCGGCAGAGTGTGCGCAGATAGTGAACCGCGCCAAGTGTTCCCGCCAGACGCGACAAGCCGTCTTCCAGTATTGGATTCGCGCGTGCAGGATCAGCCGCCGCAACCGTCATCATCAAAGACAGGGCGATCAACACGCATTGCAAAATTCGTCTTGGACCAACATTTGTCATTGCAGGCGATTATGCCTCAGCGAGAAGGTCTGCCAAAGCCTGATACGCTCATCTCAAACAAATAAATGAGGTTTGCCATGCCCGAGATGCTGGATTTTGTTGCCATTGATCATGTTGTCCTTCGTGTTGCGGACACGGAGCGGTCAATAGCCTTTTATGAGGGCGTACTCGGGATGCAGGTCGAGCGCCGCGTGGACATTGGCCTGGTGCAACTGCGCGCCGGGGCAAGCCTGGTAGATCTGGTCGATGTAGACAGCGAGCTTGGCCGCGCGGGCGGTGCTGCTCCAGGCTCTTCGGGCAACAACATGGATCATTTTTGCCTGGCCCTTGCGGAGTTTGACGAACAAGACATCCGCAACTGGCTCAAGGCCAATGGTGTGGAAGTTGGTGATGTTGCCCGGCGCTATGGGGCGGGAGGCTTTGGCCCCTCGCTCTACCTGTCAGATCCGGACGGCAATACGGTAGAGCTCAAGGGGCCTCCTGATCTCAACCAGTAAGACGCGCATACTTAGAGTTTGCACCCTCCGCAAATTTAGTTAGGATAACTTACTAAGTGGGCGTGCACGCCCTGACGGGAGGAAGTATGCGTAATCTGTTTACAGCCGCTTTTTTGGCCTCAGTACTGCTGGTTGGTGCGGTTTCAACACCATCAAATGCTCAGAGTTACCCTTTTCCGCTTTCTGACATCTCCACCGAATTGGGAATGACAGAAGAGAGATTTGAGCGGTGGTGGTCTCAGGCACCGGCATCCATGAAGTCCGAATTGTCCAGCCAGCCACTGGGCAAATGGCGACCCACAGTTGTGTGTGACGTACTTGGTTTTCGCATTGGCTCCACAGAAGGCGCTGAATGCCGTGAAACCAAATACAAGGAACGTATGGCTACAGCGGATCAATGGAACGCTGATGGATCCTACAAGGGACCGTCAGACGAATGCCTTGCCCGCAACAAGACCGACAAATGGGGTCGCCTGATCTGCGGCTAGCACCACACTAGCCTCGGCGGCCCATACAATCTGGGAGGAACATCTGATGCGATTGCGTTTTGGTTCTCTGTCTCTTCTGGCAGCCATGATGGCGTTTGCTGCGCCTTCTGCGAGTGCGGCCGAGTATACGCCAGAGCTACGCGCGTTCATGACCACCATGAATGACGTGGAGAAGGAGCGTTTTGAGCGGTGGTGGCGGGATATGCCCAGCTATTTCAAGAGCTCCCTTCATGATGCGCCATTTGAAGAATGGCGGGCCGTTATCTATTGCGATTTTCTGGGCTTCCGCGCCGGCACGGCACAAAGCGACAAATGTGTCGAAATGCGTACCAAGAGCTGGCAGCAAAATGCCAGTCAGTGGAACGCGGACGGCACGTTCAGAGGACCATCCTCGGAGTGTCAAGCGCGCGGACGAACAGACGAGTTCGGGCGGCTCATCTGTGTCGATGAAGACCTGCGTGAGGAAGTGCAGGAATATTGGGACAGCCTGCCGCACGACCAGAAGCTGAAAGAGTTTGCCCGCCCCGGCCACTTCTGGGAGGCCATGCAGCATTGCTATGAGGGTGAAGGCTACGCTGTTGGCAGCGAACTCTATACCCAATGCGAGCTGGCCTATGCCAACCGCAACGTACCGATCAACTAAGGCTTGCCGCCCGCAACGAATAGGGGCCGGAGCAGCAACACGCTCCGGCCCCTTTTGTATGTCCAGCCTCTAGAAAATCGCGTAACCGCCATCGATCACAAACGTATCCCCTGAGTGATAGGTGGACGCATCGGATGCCAGGTAAACGGCAACGCCACCAAAGTCTTCAGGTTCGCCCCAACGACGTGCCGGCACACGTGGAATGACTTTCTCGGCAAAGGCCGGCGCGTCCTGCGCTGCAGATGTCATGTCTGTTGCAATCCAGCCGGGCAGGATGGCGTTCGCGCGCACGCCGTGTTTTGCAAACTCGACAGCCACTGCTTTCATCATGGAAATCACAGCGCCCTTGGTGGCCGCATAGTGTTCATTGCGTCCTGCCCCTTCGATGGCCGCAAGACTTGCAATACCCACAATCGAGCCACCTGGATCTCCATTTTTTGAGCGCTCTTCCATATGGCGGCAGGCCTCGCGAAAGGTCCAGAAAACGCCATCCAGATTGACAGAAAGCACCTTGCGATACATTTCGGTGGTGATGTTCAAAAACGAGTTCGCACCATATCCGATGCCAGCATTCGCATAGACCGCATCAATCCGGCCCATCTGCTCTGCCGTCTTCACCATCGCGCTCACAACCGCATCTTCATCGGATACGTCCACGCGCATCGCAGCAATCTTGCCGCGCCCGTGCGCTTCAAGCTGCGCGACAGCCTTCTTATTTTTTTCTTCGTTGGTGCCCCAGATCATGATGTCAGCGCCGGACTGAGCCATGGCGTCTGCCATGCCAAGGCCGATGCCGCCATTGCCACCTGTTACCAGGGCAACCTTGCCGGTCAGATCAAACGGATTGTAAGCCATGATTGCTTCCTCGAATATTTGTTGTCTTTTGACGCTGAATGCGTTTTCCCCAGCACTATAACGCGCCAAGCGCCTCCGCCATATGCTCCGCCAAAGGCAGAGTCAGTGCATCCTTTGGTGTGATCCACTGAATGCCAGCCGCATCATCGGCCGCGACGGCAACTCCCTGTGCATAGTGAGCCTTGAAAACAACAAGCGCGTATCGCTTGGGGCCAGCATCAATCGAAAACCGGCCCAACTCACTCACAATGGTCGCAGTGACGCCGGTTTCTTCCAGCAGCTCCCTGTGCGCTGTCTGTTGGAAGGTTTCATTTGTCTCCACCTTGCCACCAGGAAACGCCCAGACACCCGCATTCTTACCGGTACGTCTGAGTACGAGCAGCACAAGCTCACCGTGCATCACCGCAATGCTTGCGGCATTGATGACGTTGGAATAGGTGCAAGAAGAAGTCGAAGGTGTTGGCGCGGATGATCGATCGGTCATTCGGCCAGTATGGCGTCAATTTCCGATTGGTCTATGCGCAGGCCCTGCCCATTGATGACGCCGCTGGCCATATCGACAAGGCGACGCAGCGATCCGGTGTACTTTGTCGCCATTTCAGAAACGACGGCGGCGTCAAAATCTTCACCATCGCCAATTGCCTTGGTCAGGGCTTCTGCAGCTTCGCCGGCCAACCTGTTGGCCTGCTCCACGATGGCGTCAAACGGCGCGCGGTGTTTTTCAGGTGCGTTTTCGTAGGCCAGAATGGCCAGGTCCTTTTCAGCAAAAGCCGATCGCAAAAAGTGTTCCTGGTAGCTAAGAGGCTGCCATTCGGCAATGTCCTCAATGCAGTCCGGCATATCCGCCGACATTTCAATCAGCATGACAACTTCATTGAAGTGGTTGAGGTAGTCGGTCGCCAAAAGTGTCTCAGGATTGATGTTCTTGCCGCCCGCCAGCAAGCCAAGCGTCCGCGGCCAGCCCATTTGCTTGGGCTTCTGTGCAGTTCTTACGTCACAGAGGGCATCCGTCGGGGCCAAGAAATCCTGCCTGTATAAACCTGGGTGTTGCCACTTAGGGTTGCAGGCTAACAGG from Candidatus Phaeomarinobacter ectocarpi includes these protein-coding regions:
- a CDS encoding LysE family translocator, which produces MPDWYLVLNGVLIGIVVAAPIGPVNLICIRRTLAYGRLNGFLSGLGAAVGDAVFAIVAAFGLTAAASMLVSVGDWLQAFGGIFLIALGIHTYLSKPADNDTVATNTSSKLAAAVLATFVLTITNPATMLGFVAIFGGVGGLVTTEPSLLTATLLVAAVFIGSALWWLGVTMTVGLLRHRMTDQTLILINRVSGVLIVSFGLFVIGRLIYNSQA
- a CDS encoding AMP-binding protein codes for the protein MSLPPFRKVDFVETRVDVERRDDGSIVLENPHPMGDPAANVIEPLKKWASEAPDRVWLAKRRAPEPGQEFGEWETITYAQAYDRVRRIAQALIDRGVEPGKPLMILSGNSLEHAMMTYGAMATGAAAVPVSPSYSLISSDYAKLRYVFELIEPQAIFVQDGVMFEKAMGALDVENLSLIHVENPGPAFHGSTSYDDLLKTEPTDAVDAAYEALDYDTVAKYLFTSGSTGMPKAVITTHRMMCVNAVMATKLIEEGPDDPPPTLVNWLPWNHVFGGNAVLNNLLTAGGTLYIDGGRPVAGQFAETVQNLREVAPTTYTNVPAAYVMLIEELERDDVLAKNFFSRLRSMGYGGAALNQDLAERMQAVAIRITGERILFTSGYGATETAPTIMNTHWETERMGLLGLPLPGVQIKLVPAGLKMEVRVKGDCITPGYYKNPEKTADAFDEEGFYKLGDAAKFVDENDPKQGIVFNGRVVEDFKLSSGTWVNAGRMRVQAVEAGGGLINDCLVAGLDEPYVGVLGFPNLPACRKAAGLADDTPADDVVRAPGVLERIAEGLREHNSRNPGSSTQIRRALLLAEPPSLDAGELTDKGYINQSVSLTRRKDMVDKLFTDPPGNDVVVV
- a CDS encoding NUDIX hydrolase, with product MTDRSSAPTPSTSSCTYSNVINAASIAVMHGELVLLVLRRTGKNAGVWAFPGGKVETNETFQQTAHRELLEETGVTATIVSELGRFSIDAGPKRYALVVFKAHYAQGVAVAADDAAGIQWITPKDALTLPLAEHMAEALGAL
- a CDS encoding GspE/PulE family protein yields the protein MSMTFDKKNTDNSETGGQPPADQAKPRDASSLNIHDLGIDVDVAAEEFVELDAPDDVDRGIERLIRSAGVTPPKRATPSASVTPISAAGMSEAAIGQATEQAVSAMPSPAIKVTDPEIAEQVEIADASSRIRSKAALGDMQRPIGERLVELGYVSRTGLDAAIAEQERSPHKLLGRILSDLDLFEGEQEQTSDSAGHDPLHTLIDPEAIQVAPQDLIRSAQVLPVSRGNGAIMVAIAHPKDIDRIEDLRPYLPAGTRVEPCFWPKDALDETIEAVLDHEMSAEGILKGLAHGTEERGAEATVWADPAVRLVNAALLDAVRADASHAHFEPVDGYVRLRYRVDGAMQQSSSIDKRFWQPIATHMRNLAGLDGALGQEGAELGEFTMRLGDRFFVCSLKTFDTLNGERMTIRMGEIARDPMSLGEIGLSDHSSALVLRSLVRPSGMVVVAGGRASGRTTSLYGMLGEMKAAERSIFTVERRIGYRLPLVSQLEVTTQQANNPQTLIEDVVAQDPDVLLFDKIDGKAAARSLANAASAGRLVLTSMDAPDSLSALIELIGMVDDPRHLAGRITTVMAQRLVRRLCSVCKQSRTASADECFIFGLDPTDRPTVYHPNGCPSCRSTGYRGRTVISEVLIIDDEMNDLIAEGASIADLRATAADKGFQSLADDGVRKVLHGEVSPGELARAVDLAARL
- a CDS encoding TIGR02301 family protein translates to MIALSLMMTVAAADPARANPILEDGLSRLAGTLGAVHYLRTLCRPSEGQQWRNKMLDILSSNDIDQASRNALIGAFNAGYSRQQSAHSRCTAAAANLGNTYARQGAQQARQLAGRLGS
- a CDS encoding VOC family protein; its protein translation is MPEMLDFVAIDHVVLRVADTERSIAFYEGVLGMQVERRVDIGLVQLRAGASLVDLVDVDSELGRAGGAAPGSSGNNMDHFCLALAEFDEQDIRNWLKANGVEVGDVARRYGAGGFGPSLYLSDPDGNTVELKGPPDLNQ
- a CDS encoding SDR family NAD(P)-dependent oxidoreductase, producing the protein MAYNPFDLTGKVALVTGGNGGIGLGMADAMAQSGADIMIWGTNEEKNKKAVAQLEAHGRGKIAAMRVDVSDEDAVVSAMVKTAEQMGRIDAVYANAGIGYGANSFLNITTEMYRKVLSVNLDGVFWTFREACRHMEERSKNGDPGGSIVGIASLAAIEGAGRNEHYAATKGAVISMMKAVAVEFAKHGVRANAILPGWIATDMTSAAQDAPAFAEKVIPRVPARRWGEPEDFGGVAVYLASDASTYHSGDTFVIDGGYAIF
- a CDS encoding acetolactate synthase large subunit, with protein sequence MNGAESLVQTFVNCGVEVCFSNPGTSEMHFVAALDRIDGIRPVLGLFEGVVTGAADGYGRMAGKPAATLLHLGAGLGNGFANLHNARRAATPIINVVGEHATYHRQYDAPLASDIASVARPNSVWMETPEEATEVAAAGARAYAASMSAPGGIATLILPADTAWLDADGAADPVEIAAYSEVDGATIDKVAAALKNGKKSAILLRGRTLLADGLELAGRIQAATGARVLCDTFTPRMQRGAGRVKIERIPYFAEQAVEHIAEVEQLILCGSQNPVAFFAYPGKESWLTPPDAETLVLARPEEDSLAALEALAEAVGAPAQAPEHVALAKPDLGSGTLDADGVGRAIAHFLPDGAVVSDEGATAGLFTNIYTETAAPHDHMTLTGGAIGQGLPLAAGAALACPDQKVVCFHGDGGAMYTLQALWTMAREKLDVVTVILSNRSYAILNIELMRVGAENPGPKALSMLDLHNPELNWTQLANGMGVEAVRCETAEKFNDAFKSSMSRKGPFLIEAMI